The following proteins come from a genomic window of Achromobacter sp. AONIH1:
- a CDS encoding TRAP transporter permease yields the protein MEIDHDKTQQLAEKYDSEIRFRPLDKTATWIVSGLLVALSLFHYYTAGFGLLREATHRGVHLAFVLSLIFLVFGFSKSHYQRQPKSTWFAPGGVPLYDWAMAIALALSVLYIPYIFEDLAFRVGNPLPVDVLMGSILLVGLLEATRRAMGWPLPIIALVFMAYAMFGPYFPGLLKHAGNTWPQIVNHMYLTSQGVYGVAVGVVATYVFHFVLFGVLATRIGLGQLFLDVASTIAGRYAGGPAKVSVFGSAMFGMLSGSSVANAVTVGSLTIPAMIRIGYPRHFAAGVEAASSTGGQITPPIMGAAAFLMIEFLGIPYQQIAIAGIFPAFLYFFGMFMQVHFEAKREGLRGLTNEEMPKLRESFKKRWPTLIPLILLIGVLASGRTPYLAAFAGITGCIIVGLLNPFQRLRLRDLYEAFETGAKYALAVGAAAGTVGIVIGVVTLTGVGFKISYIVISAAQSLAGGASAFIPEAIANMQTLTLIAALIMTGLVCILMGCGIPTTANYLIMVAVAAPTLVQLGVQPIAAHFFVFYFGILADITPPVALAAYAAAGMAGSDPFKTGNTAFRLGITKLIVPFVFVFSPSLLISVQGFTWYDFFVTLVGCMVGLVLLSAAFSRYMLVGMKSWERWLCTVGALLTIIPGLMSGLIGLAICIPVFIRQLAELKRENALRPA from the coding sequence ATGGAAATAGACCACGATAAAACCCAGCAGCTGGCGGAAAAGTACGATTCGGAAATCCGTTTCCGGCCGCTGGACAAGACCGCCACCTGGATCGTCTCCGGGCTGCTGGTGGCGCTATCCCTCTTTCACTACTACACCGCCGGCTTCGGGCTGTTGCGCGAGGCGACGCACCGCGGCGTGCACCTGGCCTTCGTGCTGAGCCTGATCTTCCTGGTGTTCGGCTTCTCGAAGTCGCACTACCAGCGCCAGCCCAAGTCCACCTGGTTCGCTCCCGGCGGCGTGCCGCTGTACGACTGGGCCATGGCGATCGCGCTGGCGCTGTCGGTGCTGTACATCCCCTACATCTTCGAGGACCTGGCGTTCCGCGTGGGCAATCCGCTGCCGGTGGATGTGCTGATGGGCTCGATCCTGCTGGTGGGCCTGCTGGAAGCCACGCGCCGCGCCATGGGCTGGCCGCTGCCCATCATCGCGCTGGTGTTCATGGCCTATGCCATGTTCGGGCCGTACTTCCCCGGCCTGCTCAAGCACGCGGGCAATACCTGGCCGCAGATTGTCAACCACATGTACCTGACCAGCCAGGGCGTGTACGGCGTGGCGGTGGGCGTGGTGGCGACCTACGTGTTCCACTTCGTGCTGTTCGGCGTGCTGGCCACGCGCATCGGCCTGGGCCAGCTGTTCCTGGACGTGGCCTCGACCATCGCCGGCCGCTACGCGGGCGGCCCGGCCAAGGTGTCGGTGTTCGGCTCGGCCATGTTCGGCATGCTGTCGGGCTCGTCGGTGGCCAACGCGGTCACGGTGGGCTCGCTGACCATCCCGGCCATGATCCGCATCGGCTATCCGAGGCACTTCGCCGCCGGCGTCGAGGCCGCCAGCAGCACGGGCGGGCAGATCACGCCGCCCATCATGGGCGCGGCCGCGTTCCTGATGATCGAGTTCCTGGGCATCCCGTACCAGCAGATCGCCATCGCCGGCATCTTCCCGGCCTTCCTGTACTTCTTCGGCATGTTCATGCAGGTCCACTTCGAGGCCAAGCGCGAAGGGCTGCGCGGGCTGACGAACGAGGAAATGCCCAAGCTGCGCGAGTCGTTCAAGAAGCGCTGGCCGACGCTGATCCCGCTGATCCTGCTAATCGGCGTGCTGGCCAGCGGCCGCACGCCGTACCTGGCGGCCTTCGCCGGCATCACGGGCTGCATCATCGTGGGCCTGCTCAATCCGTTCCAGCGCCTGCGCCTGCGCGACCTGTACGAGGCCTTCGAGACCGGCGCCAAGTACGCGCTGGCGGTGGGCGCGGCGGCGGGCACGGTGGGCATCGTGATCGGCGTGGTCACGCTGACGGGCGTGGGCTTCAAGATCTCGTACATCGTGATCTCGGCGGCGCAATCGCTGGCGGGCGGGGCCTCGGCCTTCATCCCGGAAGCGATCGCCAACATGCAGACGCTGACGCTGATCGCGGCGCTGATCATGACCGGTCTGGTCTGCATCCTGATGGGCTGCGGCATTCCCACCACGGCCAACTACCTGATCATGGTGGCGGTGGCCGCGCCCACGCTGGTGCAGCTGGGCGTGCAGCCCATCGCGGCGCACTTCTTCGTGTTCTATTTCGGCATCCTGGCGGACATCACGCCGCCGGTGGCGCTGGCGGCCTATGCGGCGGCGGGCATGGCGGGCAGCGATCCGTTCAAGACCGGCAATACGGCCTTCAGGCTGGGCATCACCAAGCTGATCGTGCCTTTCGTGTTCGTGTTCTCGCCGTCGCTGCTGATCTCGGTGCAGGGCTTCACCTGGTACGACTTCTTCGTGACCCTGGTCGGCTGCATGGTCGGCCTGGTGCTGCTGTCGGCGGCCTTCTCGCGCTACATGCTGGTCGGCATGAAAAGCTGGGAACGCTGGCTGTGCACGGTGGGCGCGCTGCTGACCATCATCCCCGGCCTGATGAGCGGACTGATCGGTCTGGCCATCTGCATCCCGGTGTTCATCCGGCAGCTGGCGGAACTGAAGCGGGAAAACGCGCTGCGGCCGGCTTGA
- a CDS encoding TAXI family TRAP transporter solute-binding subunit: MKLKKWITTLTLAAAAVGVAGAAQAQQFFRIGTGGTAGTYYPVGGIIANAVSQPGKLIATAVASNGSVANINGILGGSFEAGFTQSDVAFWAYSGTGTFDGKPKAQDLRLIATLYPESIHLVARKGSGIKSVADLKGKRVSMDEPGSGTLVDVRLILGAYGMTDKDIKAEYLKPNQAGDKLKDGGLDAFFFVGGAPAGAIAELASSGAGIEIVSMVGPEIDALRAKQEFFTPDTIAANTYQNVGEVKTISVNAQLVSSAKVPEAVVYEVTKALYSDATRKTLDNGHAKGKLITRDNAIKGAGIPFHPGAEKFYKEIGLLK, encoded by the coding sequence ATGAAACTCAAGAAGTGGATCACCACCCTGACCCTCGCCGCGGCCGCCGTCGGCGTCGCCGGCGCCGCGCAGGCGCAACAGTTCTTCCGTATCGGCACCGGCGGCACCGCCGGCACCTACTACCCGGTAGGCGGCATCATCGCCAACGCGGTGTCGCAGCCGGGCAAGCTGATCGCCACGGCGGTCGCGTCCAATGGCTCGGTGGCCAACATCAACGGCATCCTGGGCGGCTCGTTCGAGGCCGGTTTCACGCAGTCGGACGTGGCGTTCTGGGCCTATAGCGGCACCGGCACCTTCGACGGCAAGCCCAAGGCCCAGGACCTGCGCCTGATCGCCACGCTATACCCGGAGAGCATCCACCTGGTGGCGCGCAAGGGCTCGGGCATCAAGAGCGTGGCCGACCTGAAGGGCAAGCGCGTGTCGATGGACGAGCCCGGCTCGGGCACGCTGGTCGACGTGCGCCTGATCCTGGGCGCCTACGGCATGACCGACAAGGACATCAAGGCCGAATACCTGAAGCCCAACCAGGCCGGCGACAAGCTCAAGGACGGCGGCCTGGACGCGTTCTTCTTCGTCGGCGGCGCGCCGGCCGGCGCCATCGCCGAGCTGGCCTCCAGCGGCGCGGGCATCGAGATCGTGTCGATGGTCGGCCCCGAGATCGACGCGCTGCGCGCCAAGCAGGAGTTCTTCACGCCCGACACCATCGCCGCCAACACCTACCAGAACGTGGGCGAGGTCAAGACCATTTCCGTCAACGCGCAGCTGGTGAGCTCGGCCAAGGTGCCGGAGGCCGTGGTCTATGAAGTGACCAAGGCGCTGTACAGCGACGCCACCCGCAAGACGCTGGACAACGGCCACGCCAAGGGCAAGCTGATCACGCGCGACAACGCGATCAAGGGCGCGGGCATTCCGTTCCATCCGGGCGCCGAGAAGTTCTACAAGGAAATCGGCCTGCTGAAATAG
- a CDS encoding DSD1 family PLP-dependent enzyme, giving the protein MSQEVIRGIALPPAAQPGDPLARVDTPSLALDLAAFEANLRAMQAWADRHGVALRPHAKAHKCPQVALRQLALGARGICCQKVSEALPFVAAGVRDIHISNEVVGPAKLALLAQLARAARISVCVDNAANLAQISRAMAGAGVEVDVLVEIDVGQGRCGASDEATVLALAQQARDLPGVNFAGLQAYHGSVQHARGREERARICRDAARIAASYAQLLRESGIACDTITGGGTGSVEFDAASGVYTELQAGSYAFMDGDYGANEWGGPLTFQHSLFLLSTVMSTPAPDRAVLDAGLKSASAECGPPAVYGEPGLTCTAINDEHSVVRVEPGASAPELGAVLRLVPAHVDPTFNLHDGLVVFRDGVVEDIWEISARGYSR; this is encoded by the coding sequence ATGTCCCAGGAAGTCATACGCGGCATAGCGCTGCCTCCCGCCGCCCAGCCCGGCGATCCGCTGGCGCGCGTCGACACGCCCAGCCTGGCGCTGGACCTGGCGGCCTTCGAAGCCAATCTGCGCGCCATGCAGGCCTGGGCCGACCGCCATGGCGTGGCGCTGCGGCCTCACGCCAAGGCCCACAAGTGTCCCCAGGTCGCGCTGCGCCAGCTGGCGCTGGGCGCACGCGGCATCTGCTGTCAGAAGGTCAGCGAGGCCCTGCCCTTTGTCGCCGCCGGCGTGCGCGACATCCACATCAGCAACGAGGTGGTGGGCCCGGCCAAGCTGGCGCTGCTGGCCCAGCTAGCGCGCGCCGCGCGCATCAGCGTCTGCGTCGACAACGCCGCCAACCTGGCGCAGATCTCGCGGGCCATGGCCGGCGCCGGCGTCGAGGTCGACGTGCTGGTCGAGATTGATGTGGGCCAGGGCCGCTGCGGCGCGTCCGACGAGGCCACCGTGCTGGCCCTGGCGCAGCAGGCGCGCGACCTGCCGGGCGTCAACTTCGCCGGCCTGCAGGCCTATCACGGCTCGGTCCAGCACGCCCGCGGCCGCGAGGAACGCGCCCGCATCTGTCGCGACGCCGCGCGCATCGCCGCGTCCTATGCCCAGCTGCTGCGCGAAAGCGGCATCGCCTGCGACACCATCACCGGCGGCGGCACCGGCAGCGTCGAGTTCGATGCCGCCAGCGGCGTCTACACCGAGCTGCAGGCCGGTTCCTACGCCTTCATGGACGGCGACTACGGCGCCAACGAATGGGGCGGACCGCTGACGTTCCAGCACAGCCTGTTCCTGCTGTCCACCGTGATGAGCACGCCCGCGCCCGATCGCGCCGTGCTCGACGCCGGCCTGAAGTCCGCCTCCGCCGAATGCGGCCCGCCCGCCGTTTACGGCGAGCCCGGCCTGACCTGCACCGCCATCAACGACGAGCACAGCGTGGTGCGTGTCGAGCCGGGCGCTAGCGCGCCGGAGCTGGGCGCGGTGTTGCGGCTGGTGCCGGCGCACGTCGATCCGACCTTCAACCTGCATGACGGGCTGGTGGTGTTCCGGGACGGCGTGGTGGAGGATATCTGGGAGATTTCGGCGCGCGGGTATTCGCGCTGA
- a CDS encoding autotransporter outer membrane beta-barrel domain-containing protein, whose amino-acid sequence MKPGKHLLLPVFYLLAASAAWADDCSVAGNALSCAPDGTYNPADHGGKGMQDYASVSLETTAANRHGYAQYSGQVQFNDLAVTTSGSSADGIRLMNWGPTVSFDNLTVTTTGLSADGINLGRDNSAGRVTVNKKATINVAQGMGARASSAAPGYGGGEHIITFNGSSEIRTQGDGSFNGGHAVYAGVDAGCGAGLFQCKSMGAAEVRLLGGANDVHQIATTGNQANAVYAAGRGFIQAGNLDIETSGAAAHGIAARRLPGLYYNGLADIGGQDYAGSVELTGNVSVRTSGAGAYAFYADSYSAASGQDSQGTVAAIRSYDSATGLPVTDKVYRVTGDMLATRSGVIDLRMGNASRYTGATTITDNGVLNLAIAGGDSVWRMTRDSSLSAVTLSSGATLALADAAAPVNALTLRGTVLNQGGLIDLAGGRGTAGNRLTIIGDYAGQAGTVLLRTVLGGDDSLTDRLVIDGGAATGDTGLLILNTGGAGAQTQQGIRVVQAINGARTAADAFHLDAGSTGYRAGTGTLAAGGYDYSLVRGGSGGVESDWYLTSRATPQPPVQPPVQPPVQPPVQPPVQPPTHTDPPEAGDRNVSPESGAYAANQRAGMTLFSHSLHDRQPVPVDANEADHRRMLWTRAVGRRDHGLRMAEGRVSIDSDSYVMQIGGDLLHAQAGHDGAVRVGLMAGYGEARADSVSTLIRPDGTVRARARGRTSGYAGGLYGTYHAEEASRLGAYADAWIQFGRYDNRVGSDLGTARYASRVWSASLEGGYAVKPFAPDSALANLVIEPHAQIIHARYRANDATLQDTRMRSGRNRATLLRGGVRLYPGLAADKDRGAIRPFVEANWLRRDAAPSVRMDDNTLATAASRNALELKLGMDAQVTRRTQVSAQLIGQFGGGERGYGGMLNLSHAW is encoded by the coding sequence ATGAAGCCCGGCAAACACCTGCTGCTCCCCGTCTTTTATTTGCTGGCCGCCAGCGCGGCGTGGGCGGACGATTGCAGCGTTGCGGGAAATGCGCTGTCCTGCGCGCCTGACGGAACCTACAACCCGGCGGACCATGGCGGCAAGGGCATGCAGGACTATGCATCCGTCTCGCTGGAAACCACGGCCGCCAACCGCCACGGCTACGCGCAGTACTCGGGCCAGGTCCAATTCAACGATCTCGCGGTCACCACGTCCGGCAGCAGCGCGGACGGCATCCGGCTCATGAACTGGGGCCCGACGGTCAGCTTCGACAATCTGACGGTCACCACCACGGGCCTGAGCGCGGACGGCATCAACCTGGGCCGGGACAATTCCGCGGGACGCGTCACGGTGAACAAGAAGGCGACCATCAACGTGGCCCAGGGCATGGGCGCCCGCGCCTCGTCCGCCGCGCCCGGCTATGGCGGCGGCGAGCACATCATCACGTTCAACGGAAGTTCCGAAATCCGCACGCAAGGCGATGGTTCCTTCAATGGCGGCCACGCGGTGTACGCGGGCGTGGACGCCGGCTGCGGCGCCGGGCTATTCCAGTGCAAGTCGATGGGCGCCGCCGAAGTGCGGCTGCTGGGCGGCGCGAACGATGTCCACCAGATCGCCACCACCGGAAACCAGGCGAACGCCGTCTACGCGGCGGGACGCGGCTTCATCCAGGCGGGCAACCTGGACATCGAAACCTCGGGCGCGGCCGCGCACGGCATCGCCGCGCGGCGGCTGCCGGGTCTTTACTACAACGGGCTCGCCGACATCGGCGGACAGGACTACGCAGGCAGCGTCGAGCTGACGGGAAACGTGTCGGTCCGTACTTCCGGCGCGGGCGCGTATGCGTTCTACGCGGACAGCTACAGCGCCGCCTCGGGGCAGGACTCGCAGGGAACTGTCGCCGCCATTCGCTCATACGACAGCGCGACGGGCCTGCCCGTCACCGACAAGGTCTACCGTGTGACGGGCGACATGCTCGCCACCCGCTCCGGCGTGATCGACCTGCGCATGGGCAATGCCAGCCGCTACACGGGCGCCACGACCATCACCGACAACGGCGTGCTGAACCTGGCCATCGCCGGCGGCGACAGCGTCTGGCGCATGACGCGGGACTCGAGCCTGAGCGCCGTGACGCTGTCATCCGGCGCCACGCTGGCGCTCGCCGACGCAGCCGCGCCCGTCAACGCGCTCACCCTGCGCGGCACGGTGCTGAACCAGGGCGGCCTGATTGACCTGGCGGGCGGGCGCGGCACGGCGGGCAACCGCCTGACCATCATCGGCGACTACGCCGGCCAGGCAGGCACGGTCTTGCTGCGCACCGTGTTGGGCGGCGATGATTCGCTCACCGACCGCCTCGTGATCGACGGCGGCGCGGCCACCGGCGACACGGGCCTGCTTATCCTCAATACAGGCGGCGCGGGCGCACAGACCCAGCAGGGCATACGCGTGGTGCAGGCCATCAACGGCGCGCGCACCGCCGCCGACGCCTTTCATCTGGACGCGGGATCCACGGGCTATCGCGCCGGCACCGGCACGCTGGCCGCCGGCGGATACGACTACAGCCTGGTGCGCGGCGGCAGCGGCGGCGTCGAGTCCGACTGGTATCTGACTTCACGGGCCACGCCGCAGCCGCCTGTACAGCCTCCCGTTCAACCGCCTGTACAGCCCCCCGTGCAACCGCCGGTCCAGCCTCCCACGCATACGGATCCGCCCGAGGCCGGCGACCGGAACGTGTCTCCCGAAAGCGGCGCGTATGCCGCCAACCAACGGGCCGGCATGACGCTGTTCTCGCACAGCCTGCACGATCGCCAGCCGGTGCCGGTCGACGCGAACGAGGCGGACCATCGACGCATGCTCTGGACCCGCGCGGTCGGTCGCCGCGATCACGGTCTGCGCATGGCCGAAGGCCGGGTTTCCATCGACAGCGACAGCTACGTGATGCAGATAGGCGGCGACCTGCTGCACGCGCAGGCGGGCCATGACGGCGCGGTCCGCGTCGGCCTGATGGCCGGCTACGGCGAAGCCCGCGCCGACTCCGTGTCCACGTTGATCCGTCCCGATGGCACGGTCCGCGCCCGGGCGCGCGGCAGGACGTCCGGCTACGCCGGCGGCCTGTATGGCACCTACCATGCCGAAGAAGCCAGCCGGCTGGGCGCCTATGCGGATGCCTGGATCCAGTTCGGCCGTTATGACAACCGGGTCGGCAGCGACCTGGGTACCGCCCGCTATGCATCGCGCGTCTGGTCCGCGTCGCTGGAAGGCGGCTACGCGGTCAAGCCGTTCGCGCCTGACAGCGCGCTGGCCAACCTGGTGATCGAGCCACACGCCCAGATCATCCACGCTCGCTACCGCGCCAACGACGCCACGTTGCAGGACACCCGCATGCGCAGCGGCCGCAACCGCGCGACGCTGCTGCGCGGCGGCGTGCGCCTGTACCCCGGGCTCGCGGCCGACAAGGATCGCGGCGCGATCCGCCCCTTTGTCGAGGCCAACTGGCTGCGCCGCGACGCGGCGCCGTCCGTCCGGATGGACGACAACACACTGGCCACCGCCGCGTCACGCAACGCGCTCGAACTCAAGCTGGGCATGGACGCCCAAGTGACCCGGCGCACGCAAGTGTCGGCCCAGCTCATCGGACAGTTCGGCGGCGGCGAGCGCGGCTATGGCGGCATGCTCAATCTTTCCCATGCCTGGTGA
- a CDS encoding entericidin A/B family lipoprotein: MAVAGMTAGCNTVEGAGKDIERGGEKIQQQAR; the protein is encoded by the coding sequence ATGGCCGTGGCCGGCATGACGGCGGGCTGCAACACGGTCGAAGGTGCCGGCAAAGACATCGAACGTGGCGGGGAGAAGATCCAACAGCAGGCACGCTGA